A stretch of the Streptomyces sp. NBC_01428 genome encodes the following:
- a CDS encoding alpha-galactosidase, with protein MPSLISQSPATGVWLLTTPRTSYAVRIDETGSPCHVAWGPRLSTEEADALVEPAKEPPSSFEGRPTVGEELPVDGGTRYGPPSLQLRYADGSRGFAWLPTEHQVTQEGPTAELVLGFRDRLHPVHVALHYRVRADTDVIERWTVVRNAGDSAVELLRADSAAWTLPPLADYRLSHVTGQWSAETQLRREPAPYGETVLTSRRGITSHHANPWAMLDDGTADEDHGRVWSTVLAWSGSWRLTVQRTPDGRAGLTGGAGHDGTRVPLGPGEEYTTPVLAGLCSDGGFGTTSRTWHAYLRTHVLRHADETAPVLYNSWEATGFDVTEAGQLALAERAARLGVELYVVDDGWFGARRSDRAGLGDWTPAPDRFPAGLGPLARAVHDLGMRFGIWVEPEMVNPDSDLYRAHPDWVLHVPGRARTEMRNQLVLNLARQDVADWAYDWLTRLVADNDLDFLKWDMNRAFGEAGWPDEPDGGDRLWTRYVTRLYDVLDRLRADHPGLRIEACGGGGGRVDPGILARTDQAWTSDNTDAVDRLAIQHGFGQVYPARVMSAWVTDVPNQLTGLSVPLRFRFHVAWAGLLGIGGDLTHWPEEDLTEAAGLVAEYKEVRHLVQRGRQFRLGEPLGEAVSAVQYLAEDAGELLLLAYRRSPRHGSPRPPVRLRGLPPGTRYRDVASGRVHHATVLTEYGLDVDLPSGEWASAALHLVRVPDGG; from the coding sequence ATGCCGTCGCTCATCTCCCAGTCTCCGGCCACCGGCGTCTGGCTGCTGACCACTCCACGCACGTCGTACGCCGTGCGGATCGACGAGACCGGATCTCCCTGCCATGTGGCCTGGGGCCCGCGTCTCAGCACCGAGGAGGCGGACGCGCTGGTCGAGCCGGCCAAGGAGCCGCCCAGCAGTTTCGAGGGCCGGCCTACGGTGGGTGAGGAGCTGCCCGTCGACGGAGGAACCCGGTACGGGCCGCCGTCCCTGCAGCTCCGCTACGCCGACGGCTCACGCGGCTTCGCCTGGCTGCCGACGGAACACCAGGTCACGCAGGAGGGCCCCACCGCCGAACTCGTCCTCGGCTTCCGTGACCGCCTCCATCCGGTGCACGTCGCTCTGCACTACCGGGTGCGCGCCGACACGGACGTGATCGAGCGGTGGACCGTGGTGCGCAACGCCGGTGACAGCGCGGTGGAGTTGCTGCGCGCCGACTCGGCGGCGTGGACCCTGCCGCCGCTCGCGGACTATCGCCTCAGCCACGTCACCGGGCAGTGGTCCGCCGAGACCCAGCTGCGTCGGGAACCGGCGCCGTACGGCGAAACGGTGCTGACCAGTCGGCGCGGGATCACCAGCCACCACGCCAACCCCTGGGCCATGCTCGACGACGGGACGGCCGACGAGGACCATGGACGGGTGTGGAGCACGGTCCTCGCGTGGAGCGGGAGCTGGCGACTGACCGTGCAGCGCACCCCGGACGGACGCGCCGGCCTGACCGGCGGCGCGGGACACGACGGTACGCGTGTGCCGCTCGGACCGGGCGAGGAGTACACGACGCCCGTCCTCGCGGGCCTGTGCAGCGACGGCGGCTTCGGCACCACGAGCCGCACCTGGCACGCCTACTTGCGCACCCACGTCCTCCGGCACGCGGACGAGACCGCTCCCGTGCTCTACAACTCGTGGGAGGCCACGGGCTTCGACGTCACCGAGGCCGGCCAACTCGCCCTGGCCGAACGCGCGGCCCGGCTCGGCGTCGAGCTGTACGTCGTGGACGACGGCTGGTTCGGCGCCCGGCGCAGCGACCGGGCCGGACTCGGCGACTGGACACCGGCGCCGGACCGTTTCCCGGCGGGGCTCGGCCCGTTGGCGCGCGCCGTGCACGACCTCGGCATGCGCTTCGGCATCTGGGTGGAACCGGAGATGGTCAACCCCGACAGCGACCTGTACCGTGCCCACCCCGACTGGGTCCTTCACGTGCCCGGCCGCGCCCGTACGGAGATGCGCAATCAACTCGTCCTCAACCTCGCCCGGCAGGACGTGGCCGACTGGGCGTACGACTGGCTGACGCGCCTGGTCGCCGACAACGACCTCGACTTCCTCAAGTGGGACATGAACCGCGCCTTCGGCGAAGCCGGCTGGCCGGACGAACCCGACGGCGGCGACCGCCTCTGGACCCGGTACGTCACCCGTCTCTACGACGTCCTCGACCGACTCCGTGCCGACCACCCCGGACTCCGCATCGAGGCGTGCGGAGGCGGCGGGGGCCGCGTGGATCCGGGGATCCTCGCACGCACCGACCAGGCCTGGACCTCCGACAACACCGACGCGGTGGACCGGCTGGCCATCCAGCACGGGTTCGGCCAGGTGTACCCGGCCCGGGTGATGTCCGCCTGGGTGACCGACGTCCCGAACCAGCTCACCGGGCTCTCGGTCCCCCTCCGGTTCCGCTTCCATGTCGCCTGGGCCGGGCTGCTCGGCATCGGCGGCGACCTGACCCACTGGCCGGAGGAGGACCTGACCGAGGCGGCCGGGCTCGTCGCGGAGTACAAGGAGGTACGGCATCTGGTCCAGCGGGGACGCCAGTTCCGGCTCGGTGAACCGCTCGGCGAAGCCGTCTCGGCCGTGCAGTATCTCGCCGAGGACGCGGGAGAACTCCTGCTGCTCGCCTACCGGCGCAGCCCCCGCCACGGCTCCCCCCGACCGCCCGTCCGACTGCGCGGCCTGCCGCCGGGCACCCGCTACCGGGACGTCGCGTCCGGCCGCGTGCACCACGCGACCGTACTCACCGAGTACGGGCTGGACGTCGACCTGCCGAGCGGCGAGTGGGCCAGCGCCGCGCTGCATCTGGTCCGGGTGCCGGACGGAGGGTGA
- a CDS encoding lectin: MTRRLSSRGTRLTVLLATAALAGAGLCAPAVAAEKAALVTSPATVVNPFIGTSNQANDFPGADVPFGMVQWSPDTPSRPPGGGYEYNDSSITGFSLTHIAGPGCGAAGDIPVLPTVGTVNTGATDAFSHANETASAGSYKVALNNQVTTELTTTTRSGMARFTFPASSQANLIFKLTGSQNGATSTQFTKVSSTEVSGQVTSGHFCGAGNTYSVYFDMVFDQPFASQGTSIAKTPAATPSKPATASKNAAEKPNKPVLHGKIPNATAPKAAKDGATPTAAASNGYVTFNTTNNPVVQAKVGISYVSVANATANRAAENSGWDFNATRTAAQNAWNSALGKIQIAGGTTAQQQSFYTALYHSLLHPNVISDTNGQYYGFDGRTHTVDTGHKAAYANYSGWDIYRSQAQLEALVAPQAASDTAQSMVDDYAQTGVFPKWSENNGESYVMVGDPADAIIADYYAFGAKDFDTTTALADMIKQASSANNDRPGLNYLDSPGYMPHDGTYGCCNFYGPVATTLEYNTADFALSALAGALGDTGHQKTYANRAQGWRNVLNPASGFVEPRNAGGSWTGGFDPTSGTDMVEADSWIYTGMVPFNVGGLAHAKGGNTAMNHYLDTVLRSYTGDKGYAWVGNEPSIELPWEYDYTGQPYKTQGTVRAIQDQIWANTPAGLADGNDDLGAMSAWYVWSALGMFPETPGTSDLALGSPLFTHAVVTLPSGKTLTINGNGAADNAPYVQSATWNGAAWNNAFAPTTAITAGGTLNYTLGTSANTSWATAASAAPPSYAGDTAAPASPRIGAITSAVAANLCVDDAGSSTTDGTHAQIWGCNSTYAQDWIVAGDGSIRTLGKCLDADHSGTTNGTLIQLWTCNGSGAQQWTAGANGSLVNPQSKLCLDDPNSSTTNGTQLQLYTCNGSGAQNWRLPT, translated from the coding sequence ATGACACGGCGGTTGAGTTCCCGCGGCACCAGACTGACGGTTCTGCTCGCCACTGCGGCACTGGCCGGTGCCGGGCTGTGCGCCCCCGCGGTGGCGGCCGAGAAGGCCGCGCTCGTCACCTCACCGGCCACGGTGGTCAACCCGTTCATCGGCACGTCGAACCAGGCCAACGACTTCCCCGGCGCCGACGTCCCGTTCGGCATGGTCCAGTGGAGCCCGGACACGCCCTCGCGGCCCCCCGGCGGCGGGTACGAGTACAACGACTCGTCCATCACCGGCTTCAGCCTCACCCACATCGCCGGCCCCGGCTGCGGAGCGGCCGGAGACATACCGGTGCTGCCCACGGTCGGCACGGTCAACACCGGTGCGACGGACGCTTTCTCGCACGCCAACGAGACGGCTTCGGCAGGCTCGTACAAGGTCGCCCTCAACAATCAGGTGACCACGGAGCTGACCACCACGACCCGCAGCGGCATGGCGCGCTTCACGTTCCCGGCGAGCAGTCAGGCCAACCTGATCTTCAAGCTCACCGGAAGTCAGAACGGCGCCACCTCGACGCAGTTCACCAAAGTCTCGAGCACAGAGGTGAGCGGGCAGGTCACCAGCGGCCACTTCTGCGGCGCGGGCAACACCTACAGCGTCTACTTCGACATGGTCTTCGACCAGCCGTTCGCCTCGCAGGGCACCTCGATCGCGAAGACGCCGGCCGCCACCCCGTCGAAGCCTGCCACGGCGTCGAAGAACGCCGCAGAGAAACCCAACAAGCCGGTGCTCCACGGCAAGATCCCGAACGCGACGGCTCCGAAGGCGGCCAAGGACGGCGCGACCCCGACCGCCGCGGCGTCGAACGGATACGTCACCTTCAACACCACCAACAACCCGGTGGTGCAGGCCAAGGTCGGCATCTCCTACGTCTCCGTCGCCAACGCGACCGCCAACCGGGCCGCGGAGAACTCCGGGTGGGACTTCAACGCGACCCGCACCGCCGCGCAGAACGCCTGGAACAGCGCACTCGGCAAGATCCAGATCGCCGGCGGGACGACCGCGCAGCAGCAGAGCTTCTACACCGCGCTCTACCACTCGCTGCTGCACCCGAACGTCATCAGTGACACCAACGGCCAGTACTACGGGTTCGACGGCAGAACCCACACCGTGGACACCGGGCACAAAGCCGCGTACGCGAACTACTCCGGCTGGGACATCTACCGCTCGCAGGCCCAACTCGAAGCACTCGTCGCGCCACAAGCCGCCTCGGACACGGCGCAGTCGATGGTCGACGACTACGCCCAGACCGGAGTCTTCCCCAAGTGGTCGGAGAACAACGGCGAGTCCTACGTCATGGTGGGCGACCCGGCGGACGCCATCATCGCCGACTACTACGCCTTCGGCGCCAAGGACTTCGACACCACGACCGCCCTCGCCGACATGATCAAACAGGCGAGTTCGGCCAACAACGACCGGCCGGGGCTCAACTACCTCGACTCACCGGGCTACATGCCGCACGACGGCACCTACGGCTGCTGCAACTTCTACGGACCGGTCGCCACGACACTGGAGTACAACACCGCCGACTTCGCCCTCTCCGCGCTGGCCGGGGCCCTCGGCGACACCGGCCACCAGAAGACCTACGCCAACCGCGCGCAAGGCTGGCGCAACGTACTCAACCCCGCCTCCGGCTTCGTCGAACCCCGTAACGCCGGCGGCTCCTGGACCGGCGGCTTCGACCCCACCAGCGGCACCGACATGGTCGAGGCCGACTCCTGGATCTACACCGGGATGGTTCCGTTCAACGTGGGTGGTCTGGCGCACGCCAAGGGCGGCAACACCGCGATGAACCACTACCTGGACACCGTGCTGCGCAGCTACACCGGTGACAAGGGCTACGCGTGGGTCGGCAACGAGCCCAGCATCGAACTGCCCTGGGAATACGACTACACCGGGCAGCCCTACAAGACGCAGGGCACCGTACGGGCGATCCAGGACCAGATCTGGGCCAACACCCCCGCCGGACTGGCCGACGGCAACGACGACCTCGGCGCGATGAGCGCCTGGTACGTGTGGTCCGCCCTCGGTATGTTCCCCGAGACACCGGGTACCTCTGATCTCGCCCTGGGCTCGCCCCTGTTCACCCACGCCGTGGTCACGCTTCCGTCGGGCAAGACCCTGACGATCAACGGCAACGGCGCCGCCGACAACGCCCCCTATGTGCAGTCCGCGACGTGGAACGGCGCCGCGTGGAACAACGCCTTCGCCCCCACCACGGCGATCACGGCCGGAGGCACGCTGAACTACACCCTGGGCACCAGTGCCAACACGTCCTGGGCAACGGCCGCTTCCGCGGCGCCGCCCTCCTACGCGGGTGACACCGCGGCACCGGCCTCGCCCCGCATCGGGGCCATCACCTCGGCGGTGGCGGCGAACCTGTGCGTGGACGACGCGGGTTCCTCCACCACCGACGGCACCCACGCGCAGATCTGGGGCTGCAACAGCACCTACGCGCAGGACTGGATCGTCGCCGGCGACGGCTCGATCCGGACGCTGGGCAAATGCCTGGACGCCGACCACAGCGGGACCACCAACGGCACCCTGATCCAGCTGTGGACGTGCAACGGCAGCGGAGCCCAGCAGTGGACCGCGGGAGCCAACGGCTCGCTCGTCAACCCTCAGTCCAAGCTGTGCCTGGACGATCCCAACTCCAGCACGACCAACGGCACTCAACTCCAGCTCTACACCTGCAACGGATCGGGCGCCCAGAACTGGAGACTGCCGACGTGA
- a CDS encoding scabin-related ADP-ribosyltransferase: MFKTALRIASAASLLVASLTFAASADAATDPFPGTPEQIRDTGPCGPTGGYRSSEWSQTTTNRGLRSQVDVAALREGWYWRHDVNTLWRGDTRPDPQAIFRSGFTPLGTDLTPLAKWIIGGGGQNSAHLSTSCDRWVAQGFATGGGKDGWVYAIQAPGGIDVNATARMTGIQSQYLWNKEIDFPGGVQGRYIEGACQYHWAGQDPETNANIYKNLGCVTNKDFRPVDNRQTAQAAPSH; encoded by the coding sequence ATGTTCAAGACCGCGCTGCGGATCGCTTCCGCCGCCTCCCTTCTTGTCGCTTCACTGACGTTCGCCGCTTCCGCGGATGCCGCGACGGATCCCTTCCCGGGGACCCCGGAGCAGATCCGTGACACCGGGCCGTGCGGCCCGACGGGTGGCTACCGGTCCTCCGAGTGGTCTCAGACGACGACGAACCGCGGTCTGCGCTCGCAGGTCGACGTGGCCGCGCTGCGCGAGGGCTGGTACTGGCGCCACGACGTGAACACCCTCTGGCGGGGTGACACCCGTCCGGACCCGCAGGCGATCTTCCGCAGCGGCTTCACGCCTCTCGGCACGGATCTGACGCCGTTGGCGAAGTGGATCATCGGTGGAGGCGGTCAGAACTCCGCGCACCTCAGCACGTCGTGCGACCGGTGGGTGGCCCAGGGCTTCGCCACCGGAGGCGGCAAGGACGGCTGGGTCTACGCGATCCAGGCACCGGGCGGGATCGACGTGAACGCCACGGCCCGGATGACGGGCATCCAGTCGCAGTACCTGTGGAACAAGGAGATCGACTTCCCCGGCGGGGTGCAGGGCAGGTACATCGAGGGCGCGTGCCAGTACCACTGGGCCGGCCAGGACCCCGAGACGAACGCGAACATCTACAAGAACCTGGGCTGCGTCACGAACAAGGACTTCCGCCCCGTCGACAACCGACAGACCGCTCAGGCCGCTCCCTCCCACTGA
- a CDS encoding glycosyl hydrolase family 95 catalytic domain-containing protein gives MNARPDHPSRRTALSLAATAGLTAALGGLPAFTASAAPVRPNADTPQAAATAADQLWWQAPGDEHSLIEQGLPIGNGRLGALASNDPGRELLLVTDATLWTGGLNDTLDADGQFPYGRADFGSLTLLARLTVDIPDHDLSAVTGYRRTLDLDRAVVTTSYVHAGITYRRQLFASRPDDAIVLHFTQSGAGRYTGTVTLAGSHGEKLTGAESFGASFANGLRYGAAIKAYGTGGRVRVSGPTIEFAGCTDLTVVLSGGTNYAPDAAHHYRDPALDPEKLARTKVTSAAHHSPATLLRTHVADYQPLYRQLRLSLGKSSNGQRSLDTWSRLRSRYESDTPDPELEAAYLQYSRYLMISGSRGSLPMGLQGVWLDGNDPDWMGDYHTDINLQMNYWMADRAGLSQCFDAFADYCLAQLPSWTELTNRLFGDPRNRYRNSTGKTAGWTVAISTNPHGGGGWWWHPAGNAWLANSLFEHYEYTRSREYLAKIHPLLKGACEFWEARLITTTEPGTGREVLIADSDWSPEHGPLDARGITYAQELVCALFGNYAEAARVLGRDSTHARTIRGLRDRLHLPQVSPTTGWLEEWMSPENLGETTHRHLSPLVGLFPGDRIRPDGSTPEDIVAGATALLTARGMDSFGWANAWRALCWARLKNADKAYRLIATNLRPSVGGVNGTAFNLFDIYEAGQGRGIFQIDANFGTPAAMIEMLVYSRPGHLELLPALPSAWADSGSVEGVPVRGGFLVDLAWRNGRPTRLRVTSTGGRTTAVVFDGRSRTVTLEQDETVTIRDFTR, from the coding sequence ATGAACGCACGTCCGGACCACCCCAGCAGGAGAACGGCGTTGTCGCTGGCCGCGACCGCCGGACTCACCGCGGCACTCGGCGGACTGCCCGCCTTCACCGCCTCCGCCGCGCCCGTCCGCCCCAACGCCGACACCCCCCAGGCCGCCGCCACCGCAGCCGACCAGCTGTGGTGGCAGGCCCCCGGCGACGAACACTCCCTGATCGAGCAGGGCCTGCCCATCGGCAACGGTCGCCTCGGCGCCCTCGCGAGCAACGACCCGGGCCGCGAACTGCTCCTCGTGACCGACGCGACCCTGTGGACCGGTGGCCTCAACGACACCCTCGACGCCGACGGCCAATTCCCCTACGGACGAGCCGACTTCGGCTCCCTGACCCTGCTCGCCCGGCTCACCGTGGACATCCCCGACCACGACCTGTCGGCCGTCACCGGCTACCGCCGCACCCTCGACCTGGACCGGGCGGTCGTCACCACCTCCTACGTGCATGCCGGCATCACCTACCGGCGTCAGCTCTTCGCCAGCCGCCCGGACGACGCGATCGTCCTGCACTTCACCCAGAGCGGCGCGGGCCGGTACACCGGGACCGTCACCCTCGCCGGCAGCCACGGCGAGAAACTCACCGGCGCCGAGTCGTTCGGCGCCTCGTTCGCCAACGGCCTGCGGTACGGCGCGGCGATCAAGGCGTACGGCACCGGCGGCCGAGTCCGGGTCAGCGGTCCGACCATCGAGTTCGCCGGCTGCACCGACCTCACCGTCGTCCTCAGCGGCGGCACGAACTACGCACCCGACGCCGCCCACCACTACCGCGATCCGGCACTGGACCCGGAGAAACTCGCCCGCACCAAGGTCACCTCCGCCGCACACCACTCGCCCGCCACCCTTCTGCGCACCCATGTCGCCGACTACCAGCCGCTGTACCGTCAACTACGGCTCTCCTTGGGCAAGTCGAGCAACGGGCAGCGCTCGCTCGACACCTGGTCGCGGCTGCGCTCCCGGTACGAGAGCGACACCCCGGACCCCGAACTGGAGGCCGCCTACCTCCAGTACAGCCGCTACCTGATGATCTCCGGCTCGCGCGGCAGCCTCCCCATGGGCCTGCAGGGGGTGTGGCTCGACGGCAACGACCCGGACTGGATGGGCGACTACCACACCGACATCAACCTGCAGATGAACTACTGGATGGCCGACCGGGCCGGTCTGTCGCAGTGCTTCGACGCCTTCGCCGACTACTGCCTCGCCCAGTTGCCCTCCTGGACCGAACTGACGAACCGCCTCTTCGGCGACCCGCGCAACCGGTACCGCAACTCCACGGGGAAGACCGCGGGCTGGACGGTCGCGATCTCCACCAACCCCCACGGTGGCGGCGGCTGGTGGTGGCACCCGGCGGGAAACGCCTGGCTCGCCAACAGCCTGTTCGAGCACTACGAGTACACCCGGTCGCGGGAGTACCTGGCCAAGATCCACCCCCTGCTCAAAGGCGCCTGCGAGTTCTGGGAGGCCCGGCTGATCACCACGACCGAGCCCGGCACCGGCCGCGAGGTCCTGATCGCCGACAGCGACTGGTCGCCCGAACACGGCCCCCTGGACGCCCGCGGCATCACCTACGCGCAGGAACTGGTGTGCGCCCTGTTCGGCAACTACGCCGAGGCCGCACGGGTGTTGGGACGCGACTCCACCCACGCACGCACGATCCGCGGACTACGGGACCGCCTCCACCTGCCCCAGGTCAGCCCCACGACCGGCTGGCTGGAGGAGTGGATGTCGCCCGAGAACCTCGGCGAGACCACCCACCGCCACCTGTCCCCACTCGTCGGCCTCTTCCCCGGCGACCGGATCCGCCCCGACGGCTCCACCCCCGAGGACATCGTGGCCGGCGCGACCGCCCTCCTCACCGCGCGAGGCATGGACAGCTTCGGCTGGGCCAACGCCTGGCGCGCACTGTGCTGGGCCCGGCTGAAGAACGCCGACAAGGCCTACCGCCTCATCGCCACCAACCTGCGCCCCTCCGTCGGCGGCGTCAACGGCACCGCGTTCAACCTGTTCGACATCTACGAAGCCGGGCAAGGACGCGGGATCTTCCAGATCGACGCGAACTTCGGCACCCCGGCGGCCATGATCGAGATGCTGGTGTACTCCCGCCCCGGACACCTGGAACTCCTTCCGGCCCTCCCCTCCGCATGGGCCGACTCGGGATCCGTCGAGGGCGTCCCGGTGCGAGGCGGCTTCCTCGTGGATCTTGCCTGGCGGAACGGCCGTCCCACACGTCTGCGCGTGACCAGCACAGGTGGCCGTACCACCGCGGTGGTCTTCGACGGGAGGTCCCGGACGGTGACGCTCGAACAGGACGAGACCGTCACGATCCGGGACTTCACCCGATGA
- a CDS encoding ROK family protein — MQSPTAVETFPANTPAAAQVFTTVLVHGPLTRLEAAGRSGLSPAAVTKAVRPLLEAGYLLEDANAEAPPALGRPANLLRVDGGRAFFVGLKFTGDEVIGVLADLCCRVRAHRRLPLGGRAPEDVLAAAAALVRELLAEAEEFGVPVLGLGIAVSGDVDRAEGTVRYSPFLDWHDVTLAERAFLACGLPVTVDNDVRALTVAEQWFGGGAGLSDFAVVTVGAGIGCGLVVHGRVVAGAHGVAGEIGHVTVDPDGPLCHCGNRGCVEAIAADGAILARVREVTGTDITDIAQAIDLAHGGDDRIRAVYAAAGDAIGKGIATVANLLGPARVIISGEGLAAYDLFADQIRDAFAAAAFGSAARCEVHTRPLPFEQWARGAAATAIQSFISANHPFPDGLTTGSGKG; from the coding sequence ATGCAGTCGCCCACCGCTGTGGAGACGTTCCCGGCCAACACGCCGGCCGCCGCCCAGGTCTTCACCACGGTTCTCGTGCACGGCCCCCTCACCCGGCTGGAGGCGGCCGGGCGTTCCGGCCTGTCGCCGGCCGCCGTCACCAAGGCGGTCCGGCCCCTGCTGGAAGCCGGCTACCTCCTGGAGGACGCCAACGCGGAGGCGCCCCCCGCACTCGGCCGGCCCGCCAACCTGCTGCGGGTGGACGGCGGACGGGCCTTCTTCGTCGGTCTGAAGTTCACCGGCGACGAGGTCATCGGTGTCCTGGCCGACCTGTGCTGCCGGGTCAGGGCCCACCGGCGTCTGCCGCTCGGCGGTCGCGCGCCGGAGGACGTGCTCGCCGCGGCGGCGGCCCTGGTGCGCGAACTGCTGGCGGAGGCGGAGGAGTTCGGCGTACCCGTCCTCGGACTCGGGATCGCCGTGTCCGGAGACGTGGACCGCGCCGAGGGAACCGTGCGCTACTCGCCCTTCCTGGACTGGCACGACGTTACGCTCGCCGAACGCGCCTTTCTGGCCTGCGGCCTGCCGGTCACGGTGGACAACGACGTGCGTGCCCTCACCGTCGCCGAGCAGTGGTTCGGCGGCGGCGCCGGACTCTCGGACTTCGCCGTCGTCACGGTGGGCGCCGGCATCGGCTGCGGTCTTGTGGTGCACGGCAGGGTCGTCGCCGGCGCGCACGGCGTCGCCGGCGAGATCGGCCACGTCACCGTCGACCCGGACGGCCCGCTCTGCCACTGCGGCAACCGCGGTTGCGTGGAGGCGATCGCGGCGGACGGCGCGATCCTCGCCCGTGTACGGGAGGTCACCGGCACGGACATCACCGACATCGCGCAGGCCATCGACCTCGCCCACGGGGGCGACGACAGAATCCGAGCCGTCTACGCGGCGGCGGGGGACGCGATCGGCAAGGGCATCGCCACCGTCGCCAACCTGCTCGGACCCGCCCGCGTGATCATCTCCGGCGAGGGCCTCGCCGCCTATGACCTGTTCGCCGACCAGATCCGCGACGCGTTCGCCGCGGCGGCCTTCGGATCCGCCGCCCGGTGCGAGGTGCACACCCGCCCGCTCCCCTTCGAGCAGTGGGCACGCGGCGCCGCCGCGACCGCCATCCAGTCCTTCATCAGCGCGAACCACCCGTTCCCCGACGGACTCACCACCGGCTCGGGCAAGGGCTGA
- a CDS encoding alpha-galactosidase D, whose translation MRSPSYSATPRRVLRTVAALALCAGTIGAATTAEAMPTTAEAAPTTTSTDPLAAKPYMGWSSWSMQSSKYPGLNPDGDYSWLTEANVLKQTDALATKLKKYGYDHVNIDAGWWRDKAWKPEFDQYARQKADPARFPRGMKAVADHIHAKGLKAGIYLPVGLEKEAYDDGKAPIWNAPGCTTADIVYGDLRTTNGWDSAYKLDFTDPCAQKYIDSQAQMFADWGFDFLKLDGVGPGSFKSGDNYDNVADVAAWHQAIAAAGRPVHLEISWSLDIGHAADWKKYSNGWRVDTDVECYCNTLVSWENSVDDRFDDTPAWTRHAGPGGWNDLDSLDVGNGDMDGLTKAERQTYATLWSIAKSPLYTGDDLTKLDPYGVSLLTNPEVLAVDQGPNPPAAPVTPSDPQQVWAARNHDGTYTVALFNLANRPASVSADFSTLGFTGKAKVRDLWNHENLGTRTDRVTEALPAHGSRLFTVTPNGRSLAWTAIEAEASGNTLAGNASVADCGACSGAKKVGNLYQGGKLTIADVIVAKAGQYQLKVSYVSGDARSALVSANSGGATGHKFPSTGDWATVNSVYVPVTLKAGPNTVTFDSGTGYAPDIDRIDVPKSS comes from the coding sequence ATGCGGTCACCCTCGTACTCCGCCACGCCCCGACGCGTCCTCAGAACCGTGGCCGCCCTCGCCCTCTGCGCAGGCACCATCGGCGCCGCCACCACCGCCGAGGCGATGCCCACCACGGCCGAGGCGGCACCCACCACGACCAGCACCGACCCGCTCGCGGCCAAGCCCTACATGGGCTGGTCGAGCTGGAGCATGCAGTCCTCCAAATATCCCGGCCTCAACCCCGACGGCGACTACAGCTGGCTCACCGAGGCCAACGTCCTCAAACAGACGGACGCCCTCGCCACCAAGCTGAAGAAGTACGGATACGACCACGTCAACATCGACGCCGGCTGGTGGCGGGACAAGGCCTGGAAGCCGGAGTTCGACCAGTACGCCCGGCAGAAGGCCGACCCCGCCCGCTTCCCGCGGGGCATGAAAGCCGTCGCCGACCACATCCACGCCAAGGGCCTGAAGGCGGGCATCTACCTGCCGGTCGGTCTGGAGAAGGAGGCGTACGACGACGGCAAGGCGCCCATCTGGAACGCCCCCGGCTGCACCACCGCCGACATCGTCTACGGCGACCTGCGCACCACCAACGGCTGGGACAGCGCGTACAAACTCGACTTCACCGATCCGTGCGCGCAGAAGTACATCGACTCCCAGGCACAGATGTTCGCCGACTGGGGCTTCGACTTCCTCAAACTCGACGGCGTCGGCCCCGGTTCCTTCAAGAGCGGCGACAACTACGACAACGTTGCCGACGTCGCCGCCTGGCACCAGGCCATCGCAGCCGCCGGCCGCCCCGTCCACCTGGAAATATCCTGGTCGCTGGACATCGGCCACGCCGCCGACTGGAAGAAGTACTCCAACGGCTGGCGCGTGGACACCGACGTCGAGTGTTACTGCAACACCCTGGTGAGCTGGGAGAACTCCGTCGACGACCGCTTCGACGACACCCCGGCCTGGACCCGGCACGCAGGCCCCGGCGGCTGGAACGACCTCGACTCCCTCGACGTCGGCAACGGCGACATGGACGGTCTGACCAAGGCCGAGCGGCAGACCTACGCCACCCTGTGGTCCATCGCCAAGTCCCCGCTCTACACGGGCGACGATCTGACGAAGCTCGACCCCTACGGCGTCTCCCTGCTCACCAATCCCGAGGTCCTCGCCGTCGACCAGGGCCCCAACCCGCCCGCCGCGCCCGTCACCCCCTCCGACCCCCAGCAGGTGTGGGCCGCCAGGAACCACGACGGCACCTACACCGTCGCCCTGTTCAACCTCGCCAACCGCCCCGCCTCCGTGAGCGCCGACTTCTCCACCCTCGGCTTCACCGGCAAGGCGAAGGTCCGCGACCTGTGGAACCACGAGAACCTCGGCACGCGCACCGACCGCGTCACCGAGGCGCTGCCCGCCCACGGCTCCCGGCTCTTCACCGTCACCCCGAACGGCCGCTCCCTCGCCTGGACAGCGATCGAGGCCGAGGCGAGCGGAAACACCCTCGCCGGCAACGCCTCCGTCGCCGACTGCGGCGCGTGCTCCGGCGCCAAGAAGGTCGGAAACCTGTACCAGGGCGGCAAGTTGACCATCGCCGACGTGATCGTCGCGAAGGCGGGCCAGTACCAGCTCAAGGTCTCCTACGTCAGCGGTGACGCCCGCTCCGCCCTCGTCTCCGCGAACAGCGGCGGCGCCACCGGCCATAAGTTCCCCTCCACCGGCGACTGGGCCACCGTGAACAGCGTCTACGTGCCCGTGACCCTCAAGGCCGGGCCCAACACCGTCACCTTCGACAGCGGCACGGGCTACGCCCCCGACATCGACCGGATCGACGTACCGAAGTCCTCCTGA